In Helianthus annuus cultivar XRQ/B chromosome 3, HanXRQr2.0-SUNRISE, whole genome shotgun sequence, a single window of DNA contains:
- the LOC110875223 gene encoding uncharacterized protein LOC110875223, giving the protein MELALRAYWAITTVNADYNEAGKMRKLQLCEIEELRDEAYECASAYKDKLKKVHDAKLRKKTFEVGQKVWLYNSRLKMFAGKLKSKWMGPYVVRRVGRFGDVDIQDEQTLKQQTVNGHRLKLYLEGNDINTLELDKVGYILRPVDEEQP; this is encoded by the coding sequence ATGGAGTTAGCGCTTCGGGCTTATTGGGCGATCACTACAGTTAATGCGGATTACAACGAAGCGGGGAAGATGAGAAAGCTACAATTGTGTGAAATTGAAGAGCTTAGAGATGAGGCTTATGAATGTGCATCGGCTTATAAAGATAAGCTCAAGAAAGTACATGATGCGAAGTTGAGGAAGAAAacctttgaagtgggtcaaaaggtttggttATATAattcaagactcaagatgttcGCAGGTaagcttaaaagcaaatggatgggcccgtatgtcgTTCGGCGAGTTGGAAGGTTTGGTGATGTAGATATCCAAGACGAGCAAACGCtaaaacaacaaacggtgaacggtcaccggttGAAACTGTACTTGGAGGGGAACGACATAAACACTTTGGAGCTTGATAAAGTGGGCTACATTCTacgcccggtcgatgaggaacaaccataa
- the LOC110875222 gene encoding uncharacterized protein LOC110875222, whose protein sequence is MNGIFDNWWPGGCCIQEKIKESIHETKTLFWVDTWIGNDPLKVQYPNLYVLAAKKKAKIKEVYKDINGGTFWDWEWTRAPNTDVEKQEMESLKEQLQQQKMSHVGDVWVWKNYEHQEFSVKNVKLSLGRNLDLNSSPSTFCWNSWATGNSAAFVWRAMDNKIPSAVALRDRGVNLQEVSCKICGAGDESAEHILLHCNLAARVWEAVKDWTKTRWVNTNGSIAELLQSILDGQMGSHRRKMLHTIAIQAMWILWKNRNEKVFTGKLKPAQIIIEDIKDTSFQGVKLRSKYSSITKQQWWDFNFIL, encoded by the coding sequence ATGAATGGAATCTTTGACAATTGGTGGCCTGGTGGGTGCTGCATTCAAGAAAAAATAAAGGAATCGATACATGAGACTAAAACTTTATTCTGGGTAGATACGTGGATTGGTAATGATCCGTTGAAGGTGCAATATCCAAACCTCTATGTATTAGCAGCAAAAAAGAAAGCAAAGATCAAGGAAGTTTACAAAGATATAAACGGGGGCACGTTTTGGGACTGGGAATGGACTAGAGCCCCGAACACGGATGTGGAGAAGCAGGAGATGGAGTCCCTAAAAGAACAATTACAACAACAAAAAATGTCTCACGTCGGGGATGTATGGGTCTGGAAGAATTATGAACATCAAGAATTCAGCGTTAAAAATGTGAAACTTTCTTTAGGTCGTAACCTGGATTTGAACTCATCTCCGAGTACGTTTTGCTGGAACAGTTGGGCAACTGGTAACAGTGCAGCTTTCGTTTGGCGAGCAATGGATAACAAGATCCCGTCAGCCGTGGCACTGAGAGACAGAGGCGTAAATCTGCAGGAAGTCTCCTGCAAAATATGTGGAGCTGGTGATGAATCGGCAGAACATATTCTGCTGCATTGTAACCTGGCGGCAAGAGTATGGGAGGCCGTGAAGGACTGGACGAAAACGAGATGGGTTAACACAAATGGCAGCATAGCGGAACTATTACAATCGATACTGGATGGTCAAATGGGTAGTCACAGGAGAAAAATGTTACACACAATTGCAATTCAGGCGATGTGGATTCTGTGGAAGAATAGAAACGAAAAAGTTTTCACAGGCAAACTGAAACCGGCCCAGATAATTATTGAGGATATAAAGGATACGTCATTCCAAGGTGTGAAACTACGATCAAAATATAGTTCGATCACAAAACAACAATGGTGGGATTTCAATTTTATCTTGTAG